The DNA segment GTAAATTGTTTTTGGTCATAAGCACCAAAACTTGCCCAAGCCCTACTTTGCGTTAAGTATTCTTTTTTCAATATGCTACAAGCTTCTTTAAAAGGCACAGCTTCTTTATCAAGCATTTCTTGTGTTATAGTCGTAAGCTCGGTACAAAAAGGGCTTACGGTAGAACGTTCAGGTGTTACCAGTATTCCGCGATTGTCTGTAATTTCTCCTGTATGTATGTCTAGTAAACAAATACCTACTTCTATAATATCATGCACCATATCTTTGGGTACTGTGTTTTCCCAGCAGGTAGCTTCTATATCTACCACTACTATTTTGTCTAGTTTCTTTGCCATATTATTTTTATTTTAACCAAGATAAGTCGGTATCAGTTTCTATTTCTTCGGGTTCTTGCCCTTGTTTGAATAGTCTTGCCTGTAGTTCGCCTTTCAGGGTTATAGTACTGCCCTTAACATCCAGCCAACTCCCTTCACGTAATCCCAGCACAGGTTGTGTGTTAAACTGATGAAACTCTTTTATTCGTGTTTCGCGTGTTTCGCCCATGTGGGTAGAGTCTGGTAACGGATCAAGATAATGTGGATTGATATTAAATGGTACTAATCCTAGTGTTTGGAAACTCGGCGGATAAATAATAGGCATATCATTAGTGGTATTCATAGTGAGTCCGCAAATGTTACTGCCTGCGCTTGTACCGAGGTAAGGTGTACCCTGTTTTACTGCTTTTTCAATAGCGTCCATTGTACCTGTCTTGTACAATTGTGTTACGAGTAAGAAGGTGTTGCCTCCACCTGTAAAGATGCCTTCGGCTTGTTGTACTGCTTCTATAGGGTTTTCATATTCATGTATGCCTTTTACGGTAATATTTAACTTAGCAAAAACTTCGGCAGCCTTTGCGGTATATGCTTCGTGTGTTATGCCCCCTGGGCGAGCATAAGGCACAAAAAGTAATGTGCTGCAATTTTCGAAATGTTTTTTTAGCGTAGGTAATAAATAATCTAGGTAGCTACCGCCATGTAATGTAGAGGTGCTTGCAATAATTAAATTTTTCATTCGTTTGTTGTAAAAGTAATAAAAGGTAAAGTTACAAAGATTTGATGCAGTAGGCGGTATGTTTTTTGAGGAGTAATTAACAGTAATATTTCACTATTTGTCTTACCTTAGTTATAGCATCAATCAATTAAAAAATTATACTTTTTTGAAAAATATTCTTCTATTAGTAATTTTTGTGGTCTGTCCCGTTGTATTAAATGCACAGGAGCGTGTACCGCTTAATGGTCGTGTACAAGTAAGCGATGCGGGTCTTAATGGTGTTTTTGTCATTAATACCACTGCCGCTATCGAAATAAAGACAGATGCCAATGGAAATTTTACTATTGATGCACAGTCTGGAGATGAATTGGTAATATACAGCCCGAATATTACCACCCGCAAGTTTAAATTAAACGAACAGTCATTTGATAATCAACCCTTAGTTATAACAGTTAACGCACAAGCCTATGAGCTTGATGAGGTAGTAATGGACAGGGACAGGTCTATAGATGAGGTTTCTTTAGGACTAGTGCCTAAAGACCAAAAACAATATACTGTTGCCGAAAGAAGGGTTTTTGCAGCAACAAGCGGTTTATTAGACCCGTTAATAAATGCGATAACGGGACGTACAAAAATGCTTAAAAAAGAGCTTGAAACAGAACGAAAACAACAGATGCTAGATAACTTGCGCGGTATATGTACAGAAGAAGAGATTATTAAAGAGATGAAAATACCTATAGCGTATGTAGAGGGGTTTTTATATTATACTGTAGAAGACCCCGAGCTTTCTCAGGCTATGAAAGAAGGTAATAATGCGGCAGCCCGTTTTTTATTAAATGGTATTGCTGCTAAATATTTAAAGTTACTTAAAGATGAATAGATGGGTGTTATTATACATACTGTTTTTACCTCTTGTAATCTTCTCTCAAGATGGAGGTGTATTAAATGGCAAGGTTGCGGTGGGCGAAAACCCTATTAGTAATATATATGTTATTAACGCTACCACAGGAACAGAAACGCGAACAGGTGTTACTGGTAATTTTAGTATTACTGCCCAAGTAGGAGATAGGCTTGTTTTTTACAGCCCCAGTATTATAACACGCGAATTTATATTGAAAGAAGAGTCTTTTAAACAACAACCTTTTGTAGTAACGGTTACTTTACAGGCTTATGAGCTTAATGAAGTAGTGCTTGATAAATATGGTGCTATTGATGAGGAGTCTTTGGGGCTTGTACCTAAAGGTCAGAAACAATATACTCCTGCCGAGCGTAGGCTTAAAACAGCGGGAGATTTTAAGCCGATTCATCTGCTTGGTATTTTGGGAGGCTCTTTACCATTAGATCCTATTATAAATGCAATAAATGGGCGTACAAAAATGCTTAAAAAGGAATTGGAAACCGAACGTAAAGAGCAGGTGTTAGAAATGACAGATAACCTTTATGATGATGAAGTACAAATTACCGCAGAATATAAAATACCAAAAGAGTATGTAAAAGGTTTTTTATATTACTGTGTTGAAAATGAGGATTTCTCAGGAGCGTTAAAAGCTAAGAATGATAAGCAAGTAAAATTTTTAATGCATGTATTGGCAGAGAAGTATCTTGTGCAACTGACTAAAGAAGATTAAAACGGTATTGTTTTCTTACTTTTAGTGGCTTTACAAGTAAAAACTAAAAAGTTGTTTTTAGTGCTAAAATCATTCTAAATTTCATAAAAAGCGAATATTTAAAAATCGATATAATAAAAGTTTAACTTTTATTACATTTGGAAAATGAAGCAGATTACAAGGTTCGTCTTCCTGATGTTTATATTATTTAGTCTTTCATCAGCGGATATACATAAATTTTACGTAGCTATATTTCAAATGGATTATGTTCCTGAAAAGAACGTTATCCAAATGACTTCCCGTGTTTTTACAGATGATTTAGAGCTTGCTTTTGAAAAAAAGTACGACAAAAAGTTTTATCTCGGTACATCGCGTGAAATTCCTGAAGCTAAAAAATACCTCAAAATATATTTTGCCGAAAAGATAAAAGTAAAAGTTAACGGCGATTTACAGCCCATAAAATATTTAGGTAAAGAAATTGAAGATGATGTTTTAGTATGTTACTATACTATACCAGTGCCTAGTGGTATACAAACATTAGATATAAAAAACACTACGCTGTTCGATATGTATGCAGAGCAGCAAAACATGATACACACTAACATAAACGATACTAAAAAAAGTCTTTTACTTACAGTTGAAGAACCTGAAGGCTTATTAGAATACTAAATTGATGATGAGAAAAACTTTATACTTCCTGTCGCTATTGGCAGCAATACAGGTAACTGCACAAGAAACACCACGCGAACCAGGGCATACTGATAATAACAAGTTTAG comes from the Flavobacterium arcticum genome and includes:
- a CDS encoding 3'-5' exonuclease; translation: MAKKLDKIVVVDIEATCWENTVPKDMVHDIIEVGICLLDIHTGEITDNRGILVTPERSTVSPFCTELTTITQEMLDKEAVPFKEACSILKKEYLTQSRAWASFGAYDQKQFTKQCDATGVGYPFGPSHINVKTLYALKQRLGHELGMAGALEHLDIPLEGTHHRGVDDAKNIAKILRWILNN
- the pepE gene encoding dipeptidase PepE, with the protein product MKNLIIASTSTLHGGSYLDYLLPTLKKHFENCSTLLFVPYARPGGITHEAYTAKAAEVFAKLNITVKGIHEYENPIEAVQQAEGIFTGGGNTFLLVTQLYKTGTMDAIEKAVKQGTPYLGTSAGSNICGLTMNTTNDMPIIYPPSFQTLGLVPFNINPHYLDPLPDSTHMGETRETRIKEFHQFNTQPVLGLREGSWLDVKGSTITLKGELQARLFKQGQEPEEIETDTDLSWLK
- a CDS encoding DUF6702 family protein, producing MKQITRFVFLMFILFSLSSADIHKFYVAIFQMDYVPEKNVIQMTSRVFTDDLELAFEKKYDKKFYLGTSREIPEAKKYLKIYFAEKIKVKVNGDLQPIKYLGKEIEDDVLVCYYTIPVPSGIQTLDIKNTTLFDMYAEQQNMIHTNINDTKKSLLLTVEEPEGLLEY